A single window of Helicobacter pylori DNA harbors:
- a CDS encoding Sua5 YciO YrdC YwlC family protein, whose product MALVYLVQSDTTIGLLSKDSEKLNALKKRPKNQSVLIESADFSTLKSLVRAPNAFKNLIRRSAKTTFIYPNSKAVRVIKGRHGDFLKRFKTLYSTSANLTQYAYDKEIASNLADVIVSDERGLFESASSKIFKLYKHKKVRVR is encoded by the coding sequence ATGGCGTTAGTGTATCTCGTTCAAAGCGATACCACGATAGGATTGCTTTCTAAAGACAGCGAAAAGCTCAACGCTTTAAAAAAGCGCCCTAAAAACCAAAGCGTTTTAATAGAAAGCGCTGATTTTAGCACCCTAAAAAGCCTAGTGCGCGCGCCCAATGCGTTTAAAAACCTCATCAGGAGAAGCGCTAAAACCACTTTTATTTACCCTAACTCTAAAGCCGTTCGTGTGATTAAAGGCAGGCATGGGGATTTTTTAAAGCGTTTTAAAACGCTCTATAGCACCTCAGCCAACCTCACCCAATACGCTTATGATAAAGAAATCGCTTCCAACCTCGCTGATGTGATTGTGAGCGATGAAAGGGGTTTGTTTGAAAGCGCTAGTTCTAAAATATTCAAGCTTTATAAACATAAAAAAGTGAGAGTAAGATAA